In one Meiothermus sp. Pnk-1 genomic region, the following are encoded:
- a CDS encoding ABC transporter permease, which produces MSSRLDPGSPLYLAWRRFLKNKPGVVSAAVLAILYLFALFAGFLAPYNLTTQHPDAVYQPPQRVHIFHEGRLVRPFVYQLEKKRDPVTFIASYQEDKSRPTPIRFFIRQGEPYSFLGFKTNLHLFGVPLSEGYFFPLGTDQFGRDLLSRILVGSQVSLTVGVIGVLISFAIGILMGGVSGYFGGWIDSVIQRTTEVLLSIPRLPILMALSTVIPASWPSTYVYLGIIAVLSFIGWAGLARVVRGQVLAVREMDYVTAARAIGAPDLRIILRHITPNLTSYLIVTATLALPGYIIGESALSFLGLGIKEPMASWGLLLKDAQNFQALSLYPWLLTPGILIFVAVLAYNFFGDALRDAADVRSID; this is translated from the coding sequence ATGAGTAGCCGCCTCGACCCTGGCAGCCCGCTGTACCTGGCCTGGCGGCGCTTCCTCAAGAACAAGCCGGGCGTGGTAAGCGCGGCGGTGCTGGCGATCCTCTACCTTTTCGCCCTCTTTGCGGGCTTCCTGGCCCCCTACAACCTCACCACCCAGCACCCCGACGCGGTGTACCAGCCCCCCCAGCGCGTGCATATCTTCCACGAGGGGCGGCTGGTGCGACCCTTCGTCTACCAGCTAGAGAAAAAACGCGATCCGGTAACCTTTATCGCCTCCTATCAAGAGGATAAATCCCGCCCCACGCCCATCCGCTTCTTCATCCGGCAGGGCGAACCCTACAGCTTTCTGGGGTTCAAAACCAACCTGCACCTCTTCGGCGTGCCGCTCTCCGAGGGGTACTTCTTTCCGCTGGGCACCGACCAGTTCGGGCGGGACCTGCTCTCAAGGATCCTCGTCGGCTCCCAAGTCTCGCTCACCGTGGGGGTGATCGGGGTGCTGATCTCCTTCGCCATCGGCATCCTGATGGGCGGCGTCTCGGGTTACTTCGGCGGCTGGATCGATAGCGTGATCCAGCGCACTACCGAGGTCCTGCTCTCGATCCCTCGCCTGCCGATCCTGATGGCCCTCTCCACCGTCATCCCGGCCTCCTGGCCCAGCACCTATGTGTATCTGGGGATCATCGCGGTGCTCTCCTTCATCGGCTGGGCGGGGCTGGCCCGGGTGGTGCGGGGGCAGGTGCTGGCCGTGAGGGAGATGGACTACGTGACCGCTGCCCGGGCTATCGGCGCCCCTGACCTGCGCATCATCCTCAGGCACATCACCCCCAACCTGACCTCCTACCTCATCGTCACCGCTACGCTGGCCCTGCCCGGTTATATCATCGGCGAATCGGCACTTTCGTTCCTCGGCTTGGGCATCAAGGAGCCCATGGCGAGCTGGGGCCTGTTATTGAAGGATGCGCAGAACTTCCAAGCCCTGTCCCTGTACCCCTGGCTGCTCACGCCGGGAATCCTGATCTTCGTGGCGGTACTGGCCTACAACTTCTTTGGCGACGCGCTGCGCGACGCGGCAGACGTGCGCAGCATAGATTAG
- a CDS encoding ABC transporter permease, which yields MWSFVFRRFLVAIPTLLLISALIFGVIQLQPGGFLENMLDDPRVSRETVETIRKQYGLDQPAWVQYLNWLGKFAQGDFGYSFLNNRPVAGLIWERLGWTVFLALLTILATWAVAIPLGIYTALRRHGLGATVANFVGYFGLATPDFLVALLLIYAVLSSGGTNVGGLFSPQYIDAPWSWEKFKDMLAHLWIPLIVIGLDGTASIMRQMRANMLDVLTQDYIRTARSKGLAERVVLWKHAVRNAINPLISIAGLSLPNLISSTIIASIVLNLPTIGPFLYDSLLNKDQYVVMALLMFSAILLMIGNLLADLALAWADPRIRYE from the coding sequence ATGTGGAGCTTTGTTTTCCGGCGCTTTTTGGTAGCGATCCCTACCCTACTCCTGATCTCGGCGTTGATCTTTGGCGTGATCCAGCTCCAGCCGGGAGGGTTCTTGGAGAACATGCTGGATGACCCTAGGGTCTCCCGCGAAACCGTCGAGACCATCCGCAAACAGTACGGCCTCGACCAGCCAGCCTGGGTTCAGTACCTAAACTGGCTGGGCAAGTTCGCGCAGGGTGACTTCGGCTATTCCTTCCTCAACAACCGCCCGGTCGCCGGGCTTATTTGGGAGCGCTTGGGCTGGACGGTGTTTCTGGCCCTCCTTACCATCCTGGCGACCTGGGCGGTGGCCATCCCTTTGGGTATCTACACCGCGCTTAGGCGGCACGGCCTAGGCGCCACGGTAGCCAACTTCGTCGGCTACTTCGGGCTGGCTACCCCGGACTTCCTGGTGGCTTTGCTGCTCATCTACGCGGTGCTCTCCAGCGGAGGGACCAACGTGGGCGGCCTCTTCAGCCCGCAGTACATCGACGCCCCTTGGAGCTGGGAAAAGTTCAAGGACATGCTGGCCCACCTGTGGATTCCTCTGATCGTGATCGGCCTGGACGGCACCGCCAGCATCATGCGGCAGATGCGGGCCAACATGCTGGACGTACTGACCCAAGACTACATCCGCACGGCCCGCTCCAAAGGCCTGGCCGAGCGGGTGGTGCTGTGGAAACACGCGGTGAGAAACGCCATCAACCCCCTCATCAGCATCGCCGGGCTCTCGCTGCCCAACCTGATCTCGAGCACCATCATCGCCTCCATCGTGCTCAACCTGCCCACCATCGGCCCCTTCCTCTACGACTCCCTGCTCAACAAGGACCAGTACGTGGTCATGGCGCTGTTGATGTTCTCCGCCATTTTGTTGATGATCGGCAACCTGCTGGCCGACTTAGCGCTGGCCTGGGCCGACCCGAGGATCCGCTATGAGTAG
- a CDS encoding ABC transporter substrate-binding protein, which translates to MTIRKALWLLGCMAMGLAMAQPKVVSGYENGKPGGTLTMALASAPQTMFYYGAIDSAIQTLANQMFDGLIEYNYKTYQIEPALAASWTITGESKVYTFKLRKGVKWSDGRDLTADDVVFTYTQIVANPEAKGGDAGNFAGVKIEKVDASTVRFTLPKPAPAFIHYMRLPIMPKHKLLPFSQEGGKKPGDINNAWPTTVDPNEVVGTGPFKLQSYTPGQKVTLVKNPNYWKRDADGTPLPYLDRLEFLIIPDSQARVAQFLAGNLGQLNITGSDFPSLKQREVQGAPIKVVQFRALFGSPPHLAFNYDDKNPELAALFRKTEFRRAIQSAVNRKRIIDDVYNGLAELPGNGVAPVSEWYYDTTKLLGTYDLAAANAALDKLGLKKGPDGIRLLPSGKPLEFTLTYGSNSSTFTAIATIIQNDLKAIGVKANLQGVLAANLLSTGRGKDWDAILLGFGDQPDPELRTPIWKPGGDLYYWHQSTQPITPGGQPQFSNFLPWEKEVYDLWEKAASTTNFTQRKALYDRWQAIFAREAMVIMIAKEFAVGAVSNRYGNYIYSLGVIPGYNPVPIMYQK; encoded by the coding sequence ATGACGATACGAAAGGCTTTATGGCTGCTAGGTTGTATGGCGATGGGCTTGGCCATGGCCCAGCCCAAGGTGGTCTCGGGCTACGAGAACGGCAAGCCGGGGGGCACCCTGACCATGGCCCTCGCGAGCGCCCCCCAGACCATGTTCTACTACGGGGCCATCGACTCGGCGATCCAGACCTTGGCCAACCAGATGTTCGACGGGTTGATCGAATACAACTACAAGACCTACCAGATCGAGCCCGCCCTGGCCGCCTCCTGGACCATCACCGGCGAGAGCAAGGTCTACACCTTCAAGCTGCGCAAAGGGGTGAAGTGGTCAGATGGGCGCGACCTCACCGCCGATGACGTGGTGTTCACCTACACCCAGATCGTGGCCAACCCCGAGGCCAAAGGCGGCGATGCCGGAAACTTCGCCGGCGTAAAGATCGAGAAAGTAGACGCGAGCACGGTGCGCTTCACCCTGCCCAAGCCGGCCCCGGCCTTCATCCACTACATGCGCCTGCCGATCATGCCCAAGCACAAGCTGCTCCCCTTCAGCCAAGAGGGCGGCAAAAAACCCGGCGATATCAACAACGCCTGGCCGACCACCGTGGACCCTAACGAAGTGGTAGGGACTGGCCCCTTCAAGCTGCAAAGCTACACGCCGGGGCAGAAAGTCACCCTGGTCAAGAACCCCAACTACTGGAAACGTGACGCTGACGGCACGCCTTTGCCCTACCTGGACCGGCTGGAGTTTTTGATCATCCCCGACTCCCAAGCTCGAGTGGCCCAGTTCCTGGCTGGCAACCTCGGGCAGCTCAACATCACCGGGAGCGATTTCCCCAGCCTCAAGCAGCGGGAGGTGCAGGGGGCTCCCATCAAGGTGGTGCAGTTCCGCGCCCTCTTTGGCTCGCCGCCACACCTGGCCTTCAACTACGACGACAAGAACCCCGAGCTGGCCGCACTCTTCCGCAAGACCGAGTTCCGTCGGGCCATCCAGTCGGCGGTCAACCGCAAGCGCATCATTGACGACGTGTACAACGGCTTGGCCGAGCTCCCCGGCAACGGTGTGGCGCCGGTGAGCGAGTGGTACTACGACACCACCAAACTCCTCGGCACCTACGACCTGGCCGCCGCTAACGCCGCCCTCGACAAGCTGGGCCTGAAGAAAGGGCCGGACGGCATCCGGCTTTTGCCCAGCGGAAAACCGCTGGAGTTCACCCTCACCTACGGCTCAAATAGCTCGACCTTCACGGCCATCGCCACCATCATCCAAAACGACCTCAAGGCGATCGGCGTAAAAGCCAACCTTCAGGGCGTCCTCGCGGCCAATTTGCTCTCTACCGGACGCGGCAAGGACTGGGACGCGATCCTCCTGGGTTTTGGCGACCAGCCCGACCCCGAGTTGCGCACCCCCATCTGGAAGCCCGGCGGCGACCTCTACTACTGGCATCAATCCACCCAGCCCATCACCCCCGGCGGCCAGCCCCAGTTCAGCAACTTCCTACCCTGGGAGAAAGAGGTCTACGATTTGTGGGAGAAAGCCGCCAGCACCACCAACTTTACCCAGCGCAAAGCCCTCTACGACCGCTGGCAGGCCATCTTCGCCCGCGAAGCCATGGTCATCATGATCGCCAAGGAGTTCGCCGTAGGCGCAGTCTCAAACCGCTACGGCAACTACATCTACAGCCTGGGCGTGATCCCCGGCTATAACCCCGTACCCATCATGTACCAGAAGTAG
- a CDS encoding N-acetylmuramic acid 6-phosphate etherase codes for MNTEVSSPRYKDLDTWQPGEILEALLERQFAAIAAVRAARASLEAAALAAATRLRQGGRLAYAGAGTSGRLAVQDGAELPPTYGWPQERLVYLLAGGPEALLHPVEGAEDDEAAGREAASRLTQEDVLVGVAASGRTPYTVAALREARARGVLTIGIANNPDTPLLQEAQHPIFLDTGPEVVAGSTRMAAGTAQKAALNLLSTLTMIRLGRVYGNRMVEVTLTNQKLWNRALRTLQELTGSERERAEAALEAAGGRVSLAVLLLRGLGLEEALALLAETGSLRAALERRG; via the coding sequence ATGAACACCGAAGTTTCTAGCCCACGCTACAAAGACCTCGATACCTGGCAGCCGGGGGAGATCCTCGAGGCCCTGCTCGAGCGCCAGTTCGCCGCCATCGCCGCGGTAAGGGCTGCGCGCGCCTCCCTTGAAGCCGCCGCCTTGGCCGCAGCCACCCGGCTACGCCAGGGCGGGCGCCTGGCCTACGCCGGGGCCGGGACCAGCGGGCGGCTGGCGGTGCAGGATGGGGCCGAACTTCCCCCCACCTACGGCTGGCCCCAAGAACGCTTGGTCTACCTGCTGGCCGGAGGGCCGGAGGCCCTGCTGCATCCGGTAGAAGGGGCCGAAGACGACGAGGCGGCGGGGCGGGAAGCAGCTTCGCGGCTCACCCAGGAGGATGTGCTGGTGGGGGTAGCCGCCAGCGGCCGCACCCCCTACACGGTGGCGGCGCTCCGAGAGGCCCGCGCCCGGGGGGTCCTCACCATCGGTATCGCCAACAACCCCGACACCCCGCTGCTGCAGGAGGCCCAACACCCCATCTTCCTCGATACCGGCCCTGAGGTGGTGGCGGGCTCGACCCGGATGGCCGCCGGGACGGCGCAAAAGGCAGCCCTCAACCTCCTCTCTACCCTGACCATGATCCGGCTGGGCCGGGTGTACGGCAACCGCATGGTCGAGGTCACGCTCACCAACCAAAAGCTGTGGAACCGGGCGCTCAGAACCCTGCAGGAGCTGACCGGAAGCGAACGGGAACGGGCCGAAGCCGCCCTCGAGGCCGCCGGGGGGCGGGTGAGCCTGGCGGTGCTGCTGCTGAGGGGGCTAGGGCTCGAGGAAGCCCTAGCCCTCCTTGCCGAAACAGGGAGCCTCAGGGCCGCGCTCGAGCGGCGGGGCTAG